The DNA sequence CTTTTCGAAAGCTTCCATCCAAAGAAGATAAGAATCCCAGCAATCGTAAATGTAACAAAAGGTGTAATTGGTGTTACAATCCCTAATAAGAAAATCGTCCCACCGGCTACATACATCATCATTGGATACGCGGTTAACTGTTTTGTAATATCATGACCAAGGTTTCCGTCAGAAGCGGCTCTTGTTACGATGATTCCCGTAGCTGTTGAAATAAGTAACGCTGGGATCTGACTGACTAATCCATCGCCAACAGTTAACAATGTAAATTTCGATGCTGCTTCTCCTAATCCTAATCCAAGCTGCATCATACCGATAATTAGACCAAATAATATATTGATAATAACGATAACGATACCTGCAATGGCATCTCCTTTTACGAATTTACTTGCTCCATCCATCGCTCCGTAAAAGTCTGCTTCTTTTTCAATTTTTTCACGACGTTCTTTTGCTTCTATATCTGAAATCATACCTGCATTTAAGTCTGCATCAATACTCATCTGTTTCCCAGGCATCGCGTCTAACGTAAATCGTGCTCCGACCTCAGATACACGCTCTGCCCCTTTTGTTATTACGATAAACTGAATGATAATAAGTATTAAGAAGACAACAAACCCGACTAAGGCATTTCCTCCAACTACGAAGGAACCAAATGTTTCAATTACATTACCAGCGTCTCCATCTCCTAAAATCGCTCGTGTCGTTGAAACGTTAAGACCTAATCTGAATAACGTAACAAGTAATAGCAAGGTTGGAAATATGGAAAATTGTAATGGCTCTTTTGTATTCATCGCTACTAGGATAATAATGAGAGCAATTGAGATATTAATGATGATTAGAAAATCTAGCATTAATGTCGGCAACGGAATGATAAGCATGATTACAATTAAGATAACACCTAGAAGTACTGATAATTCTTTAATAGCCAATTAACTTCTCTCCTTTTCTATCCAACTTTTGCCATTATACTTCTTTGTTTTTTAGTCGATATACATATGCGAGGACTTCAGCAACTGCTTTAAATAAATCCTCTGGAACTACATCACCAATTTCTGTTTGAGCATATAAGGCTCGTGCAAGCGGACGATTTTCCACTGTGATGACATTGTTGTCTTTGGCAATCCCTTTTATTTTTTGTGCTACAAAATCTACACCCTTTGCAACAATGACAGGGGCAGCCATTTTTTCGCCATCATACTTAAGCGCTACTGCAAAGTGAGTTGGATTGGTAATAACAACATCTGCATTTGGGACCTCTTGCATCATACGCTGCATCGCCATCTCCATTTGCTTTTGCCTTCGCTTCCCTTTAATTCTAGGGTCCCCTTCCATGTTCTTTCTTTCATCCTTGACATCTTGCTTTGACATTTTAATTTGTTTCGCATGGTCATAGCGTTGATATAAGTAATCAGGGACTGCTAGTACTAATAATAATAGGGCAACAGCGATTCCCATTATTGCAGCTAATGTTGCAATTTGAGCAAATCCATCACCAATTGATTTTTGTGATAGAACTAAAACTTTATCTAAGTTAAGCCATAGGATAGTAAATACAACGGTTCCTACAAGCGCTATTTTCAATAATGATTTCACCAATTCTACAAGAGCACGTACAGAGAAAATACGTTTTGCTCCTTGGATTGGGTCAATTTTCGATAGTTTCATTTTTATCGCTTCAGGCGCGAATAACGGACCTACCTGAATGTAACTACTAAAGATTCCCGCTATCATTGAGACCAGTAATATAGGTAGAACGACGACTACTGATTCATAAATAAGTTCCATAAATAATTCGGGTACACTTTGTTCTGTAAGCTCCATTAGCATATATTCTTGAAATGTATGCGTAAAAACAGCAAAAAGTTTTTCTCCTAATGTTCCACCAAACATCCATAAGAATAAAAAAACAACTAGTAGAATAAATGCGGTATTTACATCTGTACTTTTTGCAACTTGACCTTTTTTTCGTGTATCTTGCTTTTTCTTATCCGTTGCTTTCTCAGTTTTTTCTTGAGAGAAATATTGGAGATCTAATTTGATATAACTCATGTTTCCTTATGCACCTCCAAGCAACTGCATTAATGTCCTCATCGTTACCAACATTTGGTCAAATAATTGCTGAACAAGAAAGAAGAAGATGCCGATATATAAAGTAAGAAGAATTAAACCGACTGTAATCTTTAATGGTATCCCAACTACGAATACATTCATTTGTGGTACAGCTCGCGAAATCATTCCTAATGAGATATCGACTAAAAATAAAGCACCTACAATCGGAATCGCCATTTGAAATGCAATAATAAACATTTGCGTAAAGGCAGTTACAATAAAATAGATGACGTTCTCTTCCCCAAACGGTAAGAAAAGCTGTTCCATTGGGATAAACTGATAACTATAGAAGACTCCATCTAGTAAAAGGTGATGACCATCAACAGCTAAAAGATATAACAAGGCAAACGTGTAAAAATAACTTCCGAACAAAGGAGTTTGAGCTCCTGTGTTTGGGTCAACCGCACTGGCAATCATAAACCCCATGTTCATATCGATAAATCCACCAGCAACTTGAATTGCATAAAGCATCATCATCGCAACTAAACCAATGGTTAATCCTACAAGTGATTCTTTAACGATTAACAAGAAGTACGTGCCGTCTATTGCTAATATAGGTGCATCAATCGTAAAAAACATAATCCAAGCCACGATGAGCGCTAGTCCAATTTTAAATTGGTTTGGGATATTCCGGTACGAAAATATCGGCATAACTACAAAGAACGCTAACACTCGAACAAACACTAGCAAAAAGGCAGGGATAAGATTTATCCACTCCATCAATTAGCCTACAAACCGGTGCAGATTATAAAAGATATTTTCGGTGAATGTTAATACTTGTGACAACATCCAAGGACCGAATACGATAAGAGCGACAAACACTCCAACGATTTTTGGAATAAAGGCTAATGTCTGTTCTTGAATTTGTGTAGTTGCCTGAAAAATACTTACCAATAGTCCCAAACCTAAAGCAACGATTAACAACGGCCCCGCTACCATAATAACTGTCATTACCCCGTTCTCCGCCAACGATATGACAAATTCTTGACTCATAATACTATCACCCTTTTATATAAGACCTTCTTCCACTACTGGAAGCTTAACAACAAGGAACGAACAATTAAATACCAACCGTCTACCATAACAAACAATAAGATTTTAAAAGGCAGTGCAATCATAACTGGAGGTAACATCATCATCCCCATCGACATTAGAACACTCGCCACAATCATATCGATTACGAGAAACGGTATGAAAATAAGGAAGCCAATTTGAAAGGCTGTTTTCATTTCGCTAATTGCAAAAGCTGGTACTAAAGCTGTTAACGGTATATCATCAATCGTTTCAGGTCTTTCAAGTCCCGCATACCCCATAAACAAAGCTAAGTCTTTTTCTCGTGTGTGTTTCGCCATAAATTCTTTCATAGGAATTGCTGCCCGTTCAAATGCTTCTTCTTGTGTAATTTCTCCATCAAAAAATGGGGTTAACGCCTGTTCGTTTACCTCAGCCAATATCGGTGCCATGATAAAGAATGTTAAAAATAAGGCCAACCCAATTAACACTTGGTTAGGAGGCATTTGCTGGGTAGCTAAACCCGTTCTTACAAACGATAATACGATAATTATCCTCGTAAATGATGTCATTAATATTAAGAAGCTTGGAGCTAACGTTAACACGGTTAGAAACAATAACAATTGAATCGTCGTAGCCACATTGGCAGGGTCATCTGTAAACATATCTAAATCAATACCTAGTATCTCAGTCATGTTTTCGCTCCTTCATCGCTTCGTGGATTTTGCTTTGCGACTTAGAAACTTCATCAAGTTGTTTGTTTAGTAACTCTCCAAACTGTAATGAACTTGATTGATTAGGCTTAGTTTTTGTAATGGTGTCACTCACCCATTTTGTTACCTTGGCAATTGGTTCATCAATTTTCGCTTGCTCTTGTTTTTTCTGTTCTAATATCTGCTCAATTTCATCTTCATTATCAATTTCTTTCAACAATTGAACTGAATCTGAAACACCCACCACAAGCACTCGTTTTCCTACTTTGACAAGTTGGAGTGACCGATTAGGACCTAATGAAAGTCCTCCAATCGATTGTAGAGTTGTGTTATCTTGAAACTGTCTTGTCCTACTATTTACAAACCGTAGAAGAGCATAAATTAATCCAATAACAAAAAGTAGTGCACCGACCATTTTCAGTACTAACCAAAAGAAACTTTGTTCTTTTATATTTTCCGAAGGGAGTGCACTACTATCTGTGACTTGCTCATTTTCTACTTCTGTGCCGGTAGGTGAAACATCCTCATTGTTATAGCTATCAAATACTGTTTGATTTTCAGTAGTAGCAAATGCTTGTAATGGGAACAGCAACAATATACCTATAAGGAAAAACAGTACATTACGTAATAACAATAGATGTCCCCCTCTCTCTTTTTCCTAGCTTAATGCTTTCCCAATTGCTTCAAGTACGCGGTCCGCTTGAAAAGGTTTTACAACAAAATCTTTGGCCCCTGCTTGAATCGCATCAATAACCATCGCTTGTTGCCCCATCGCAGAACACATAATTACTTTAGCGCTTGGATTCACTTTTTTTATTTCTTTTAAAGAAGTAATACCGTCCATCTCAGGCATTGTAATATCCATTGTTACTAAATCTGGTGATAGCTCTTTATATTTTTCTAATGCCTCTGCTCCGTCTGTGGCTTCACCTACAACTTCATACCCATTTTTTGTGAGGATATCTTTAATCATCATTCTCATAAACGCTGCATCATCAACGACTAGAATTTTACCTGGCATTGTATCGGTCTCCCTTATTTTCTTAGATTTTTAAGTCTTTCTTCTTGACTGACTATGTTTGTTACACGAACACCAAAGTTTTCATCGATAACAACGACTTCACCTTTAGCAATTAGCTTTTGATTGACTAAAATGTCCACGGGTTCTCCAGCGAGTTTGTCTAACTCAATAATGGAACCTTGGGCGATATCTAAGATTTCTTTAATTGAACGCTTCGTTCGTCCTAATTCAACAGTCACTTGAAGCGGAATATCCATAAGCATGTTCAGGTTATTTGATTCCGTTTGGTTCAATTGAGGTGCTTCAAAGCTTGAAAATGTCACCGGTTGTACATCTACATGTCTTTGATTTGAAAAGCTTTGTCCAAATTGCTGTTGTCCACGTTGCTCATAACTTGGTTGCTGTTGTGGAATCGGCTCTTCAAAGCTTTGTTGTTGTACCGGTTGTTGTACCGGTTGTTGCATTGGTTGTTGTTGTGCAGGTTGTTGGAGCATTGGTTCTGATGTTGTCATCTCAACTTCTGGTTCTTCTTGACCAGGGTTCATTAATTCATCAACCAATCCTTTTGCAAAGTCTACTGCAACTAACTGCATGATGTTTGAATCTATTAAACTACCAACTTTTAAACGGAAAGAAATCTTTACTAAGGCACTATCTTGTGGAATATTGTTCATGCCCTGTCCGTTTTTAATATCCATCAAATCAATTCCTGGAGGTGAAATATCTACTTTTTTATTGAAGATTGTAGACATTGATGTTGATGCAGAACCCATCATTTGATTCATCGCTTCCTGCACAGCACTCACTTGCATTTCTCCAAGGTCCTCTGAAGGATTTAATCCATCTCCACCTAGCATTAAATCAGCAATTATTGCTGCGTCCGAAGACTTTATGACTAGTAAGTTCATTCCCTCAAAACCATCGGTATAATTTACGTGTACCGCTACATGTGGCTGTGGAAACTCAACTTCTAAAGATGAGCGGGCAATTACCGAAACTCTCGGTGTTGTAATATCGACTTTTTGGTTTAATAACGTAGATAAAGCTGTTGCTGCACTTCCGAACGATATATTTCCAATTTCACCTAGTGCATCTTGTTCCACTGGAGAAAGATAATCCTCTGCAAGTAATTCTCCACTTTCTGACGTATCAGAACTCGTTACATCTGACTCATCCTCGTCTGTATTCACACCTTGTAATAGAGCATTAATTTCATCTTGAGATAGCATATCACCGTTCATTTTCATTTACCTCCTCTAGCACATCTATGACTTGCACGGCTACTGAATTTTTCATTTTACCTGGTTGACCTAGATATTTAGGTTCTCCACCAACATGCACAAGCAACGGTTTAGAGATATCCTGATTTAATTCAATAACATCTCCAATCCCTAAATATAAGAAGTCCTGTATCGTTATCTCGGAACGTCCTAACTCCGCTTGAATGACAAGTGGCGCTTGATGAACCGTTTCTTTAATAGCTGCAACTTGCTCTGGCAATCGTTGTTTCGTTTTTGTTTGCAACCAATAATGAGCTGTTAACTTTGGTAATATTTCCTCAAGTACAACATGGGGTAAACATAAGTTAATCATTCCTGATGTATCGCCAATCGTCGTTGATAGCGAAATAACAACTACAGTCTCATTTGGAGAAACCATTTGTAAAAATTGTGGATTTACTTCGAGACTTTCTGTTTGTAAATCAAATTCCACTACTGTACTCCAAGCCTCTGTAAAACTCTCCAGTGTTCTTTGGAATAGTTGTGACATGATGCGAGTTTCAATTTCGGTTAGATTCTCTACTTTATTCACTGCTGTTCCTTTTCCACCAAGTAAACGGTCTAACATCGCATATGCTATATTAGGGTTTACTTCCATTAAAAAACGTCCGTCTAAAGGATACGCTTCAAATACATTGAGTATTGTCATTTTTGGAATGGAACGGACAAACTCCTCATATGGTAGTTGGTCGACAGAAGCAACAGATATTTGTACAAATGTTCTAAGCTGTGCTGAGAAAAAAGTGGTTAGCAACCGGGCGAAATTCTCGTGAATTCTCGATAAACTTCGAATTTGGTCCTTTGAAAACCGTAAAGCTCTTTTGAAGTCATACACTTTAACCTTTTTCTCGGTATCTTCCTTTTTTAGCTCATCGGCATCCATTTCCCCCGTCGATAATGCTGAAAGTAGGGCATCAATCTCACCTTGAGATAATATATCAGCCAAAAGTCTCACCTCTCTCTCTTGTTAAAACGACGTTTTCTTATTGAATAATGAAACGTCGTGTATATACGTGAACAACTTCACCATTTTCCATTAGTTCATTAATCCTTGTTTTCAAAGTTTCTTCAAGGTCTCCAATCGCTTCACTACCTTGAAGTTCAGAAGCCTTTAACTCAGCTAATTCTCTAATAATAATGTTTTCTAATTGAAAATCACGCTTTTCAATTTCCTCTAATGCTTTTTTATTATCAACTTGAACTCTAAACTGAACTTTTGCAAAATCATTTGAAAGCAAATTTGTAGTTAATTCAGTTGTATCATATGTTAGTGCTACAATTTCATCTATTGTAGGTTCACTTGGAGCTCCTGTTGTATCTTTCGTAAAATAAGTAATAACTACGAAAGAGACAACACCAATCAAAGTGAGTGTAATAATGATAATGAACATAATTGTGATAAGTTTATTTTTAAACAAAATTACCCCTCCGTAGTATGGTCTTTATACGCTGCGATAACGCCAATCGTTTGGTAAAACTGAAGTAGCTTTAGCTTAACATCATCGATGTCATCTAGCACCACGATCTTTTTTCCATTGACAAGTGTAATGGTTGTATCTGGTAAAGCCTCAACTTGTTCCACTAATAATCCATTAAGCAAGAACACTTGGCGATTAAAGCGAGTTAATGAAATCATCGTTTTATTTAGGCTAGGCTTTTGCACCTAGCCTTTCCTCCTTTTGCTAATTAACGTTTTAGGTTCATGATTTCTTGTAGAATTTCATCAGAGGTTGTGATAATTCTTGTATTTGCTTGGAATCCACGTTGAGCCACGATCATTTCCGTAAATTCTTCTGATAAGTCTACATTTGACATTTCAAGTGTACCTGCGACTAACATACCTGCACCTTGTTCACCTGGAACAGCCATAGCAAGTGGTGCACCTGAGTTCGCTGACTGGATAAATGTGTTTCCACCAACTTTTTCTAAACCTTCTGGGTTATTAAATTTAACAATCCCGATTTGTCCAGCGACGTTTAAATCACCAGTTGCATTGATTACGTTAATTGTTCCATCAGCTGCAATACTGAAACTTTTTACATCATTAATGTTTCCACCAGGAGGGAATAATGTAATTGGAGCTTGTCCACCCATACCAACTAAATAAAGTCCATCAGGGTTAACGATGCTACCGTTTTGGTCTAAATAAAAGTTTCCAGCACGTGTGTAATATGAATTTCCTTCTAAGTCTCTAACCTCAAATAGTCCGTCACCAGAAATTCCTAAATCTAATGGACGTCCTGTTGTTTGTAAGCTTCCTTGTGTTCCAATCGTATCAACTGTTGCTACTGCAGAACCTAACCCAACTTGACGTGGGTTCATCCCCCCGCGAACGTCTCCAGGTGCAGTGGCCCCAGCTAACTGTTGACTAACTAAATCTTGAAAAGTTACTCGACCTTTTTTATATCCAAACGTATTAACGTTTGCGATATTGTTTCCAATTACATCTAATTTTGTTTGAAAGTTCTTCATTCCAGTAATACCTGAATACATTGCACGAATCATGAGCGTGAGCCCCTTTCAGTATGTTTGTATTTTTGCCTGCTTCAATCAGTCCACAGACGTTGCTATCCGAGTCCGGTCCAGCAAGAATTTTAATTAATAATGATTGTTCCATTGATGTTCGTAAAAATTTGCGAGCTTGCTTCCATACGGTCAAGCGCTGTAATTACGGTATTGTTTTTTACACTTACAACTAATGCTGCATCGTCCATTATCACAAGCGAATCAGATATTCCTTTTTCCTTCGCTTCTTTCATTTTGGCCTCTATGATATTCCACTTCTTTTCACCAATTTCGATTCCTCGTTCATCCAACCGTTTTTGTGCATGTTTACTTACCTTTAATTGTGGATTAATCTCAGCTGCTAATAAGGTAGAAAAATTAGAGTTAATTTCTTTGTTGTTTTTGACAGTTGATTTTGGAATTTTCGGTAATTGATAAAGTTGATGTGATTGGATTTTATGCCCCATTGTCATCACCTCAATTTCCTATAAAAACATGTTAGTCATTGTTACTAACTTGTACCAGTTGACTGTTTCTGATCCACATACCGTTATCTAATTGAATCGAAACTGAACCATCTTTATCTAATTTGATTGACTTTACGATATTTTCATTTTCTTGAATACGTGTTTGGTGTTCATCAACCTTCATTTCATGTTCCCATGTTACTTTTTTTCCAATCAACTCGCTATGTGAAACGAGAGTTTGACTTGTTTGCATCGTTACAAATTTTTGAAATGCATTACTCATATTTGTCATTTGTTCTAAACTTGAAAATTGAGCCATTTGAGCGATAAACTCTTTGTCATCCATTGGGCTCGCAGGGTCTTGGTTTTGTAACTGAGTGATGAGAAGTCTTAAAAAGTCATCTTTCCCTAATATGTTACTGCCACCTGTCTTCGGCTGCCCTTGAGCTGGAACAAAAAAGCTTTCGTTTATTGCATTAGTCATGTAATACCCTCCTACACTTGTTCATTAATTGCTAGCTCTTCTAGGATGTCGGAGAATGAGTCTGTTCCAGTTGTTTCACCCTGTGTCTGTTCATCTTGCTTTTGTTCTTGCTCTTGTTTGTTTTGTTCATCTTTATCTAACTGACCTGCTGAATGCTGTTGTACAACCTCAA is a window from the Bacillus alkalicellulosilyticus genome containing:
- the flhB gene encoding flagellar biosynthesis protein FlhB, whose protein sequence is MSYIKLDLQYFSQEKTEKATDKKKQDTRKKGQVAKSTDVNTAFILLVVFLFLWMFGGTLGEKLFAVFTHTFQEYMLMELTEQSVPELFMELIYESVVVVLPILLVSMIAGIFSSYIQVGPLFAPEAIKMKLSKIDPIQGAKRIFSVRALVELVKSLLKIALVGTVVFTILWLNLDKVLVLSQKSIGDGFAQIATLAAIMGIAVALLLLVLAVPDYLYQRYDHAKQIKMSKQDVKDERKNMEGDPRIKGKRRQKQMEMAMQRMMQEVPNADVVITNPTHFAVALKYDGEKMAAPVIVAKGVDFVAQKIKGIAKDNNVITVENRPLARALYAQTEIGDVVPEDLFKAVAEVLAYVYRLKNKEV
- the fliR gene encoding flagellar biosynthetic protein FliR, with amino-acid sequence MMEWINLIPAFLLVFVRVLAFFVVMPIFSYRNIPNQFKIGLALIVAWIMFFTIDAPILAIDGTYFLLIVKESLVGLTIGLVAMMMLYAIQVAGGFIDMNMGFMIASAVDPNTGAQTPLFGSYFYTFALLYLLAVDGHHLLLDGVFYSYQFIPMEQLFLPFGEENVIYFIVTAFTQMFIIAFQMAIPIVGALFLVDISLGMISRAVPQMNVFVVGIPLKITVGLILLTLYIGIFFFLVQQLFDQMLVTMRTLMQLLGGA
- the fliQ gene encoding flagellar biosynthesis protein FliQ, with amino-acid sequence MSQEFVISLAENGVMTVIMVAGPLLIVALGLGLLVSIFQATTQIQEQTLAFIPKIVGVFVALIVFGPWMLSQVLTFTENIFYNLHRFVG
- the fliP gene encoding flagellar type III secretion system pore protein FliP (The bacterial flagellar biogenesis protein FliP forms a type III secretion system (T3SS)-type pore required for flagellar assembly.); translated protein: MTEILGIDLDMFTDDPANVATTIQLLLFLTVLTLAPSFLILMTSFTRIIIVLSFVRTGLATQQMPPNQVLIGLALFLTFFIMAPILAEVNEQALTPFFDGEITQEEAFERAAIPMKEFMAKHTREKDLALFMGYAGLERPETIDDIPLTALVPAFAISEMKTAFQIGFLIFIPFLVIDMIVASVLMSMGMMMLPPVMIALPFKILLFVMVDGWYLIVRSLLLSFQ
- the fliO gene encoding flagellar biosynthetic protein FliO; the encoded protein is MLLRNVLFFLIGILLLFPLQAFATTENQTVFDSYNNEDVSPTGTEVENEQVTDSSALPSENIKEQSFFWLVLKMVGALLFVIGLIYALLRFVNSRTRQFQDNTTLQSIGGLSLGPNRSLQLVKVGKRVLVVGVSDSVQLLKEIDNEDEIEQILEQKKQEQAKIDEPIAKVTKWVSDTITKTKPNQSSSLQFGELLNKQLDEVSKSQSKIHEAMKERKHD
- a CDS encoding response regulator, with the protein product MPGKILVVDDAAFMRMMIKDILTKNGYEVVGEATDGAEALEKYKELSPDLVTMDITMPEMDGITSLKEIKKVNPSAKVIMCSAMGQQAMVIDAIQAGAKDFVVKPFQADRVLEAIGKALS
- the fliY gene encoding flagellar motor switch phosphatase FliY; this encodes MNGDMLSQDEINALLQGVNTDEDESDVTSSDTSESGELLAEDYLSPVEQDALGEIGNISFGSAATALSTLLNQKVDITTPRVSVIARSSLEVEFPQPHVAVHVNYTDGFEGMNLLVIKSSDAAIIADLMLGGDGLNPSEDLGEMQVSAVQEAMNQMMGSASTSMSTIFNKKVDISPPGIDLMDIKNGQGMNNIPQDSALVKISFRLKVGSLIDSNIMQLVAVDFAKGLVDELMNPGQEEPEVEMTTSEPMLQQPAQQQPMQQPVQQPVQQQSFEEPIPQQQPSYEQRGQQQFGQSFSNQRHVDVQPVTFSSFEAPQLNQTESNNLNMLMDIPLQVTVELGRTKRSIKEILDIAQGSIIELDKLAGEPVDILVNQKLIAKGEVVVIDENFGVRVTNIVSQEERLKNLRK
- the fliM gene encoding flagellar motor switch protein FliM, whose amino-acid sequence is MADILSQGEIDALLSALSTGEMDADELKKEDTEKKVKVYDFKRALRFSKDQIRSLSRIHENFARLLTTFFSAQLRTFVQISVASVDQLPYEEFVRSIPKMTILNVFEAYPLDGRFLMEVNPNIAYAMLDRLLGGKGTAVNKVENLTEIETRIMSQLFQRTLESFTEAWSTVVEFDLQTESLEVNPQFLQMVSPNETVVVISLSTTIGDTSGMINLCLPHVVLEEILPKLTAHYWLQTKTKQRLPEQVAAIKETVHQAPLVIQAELGRSEITIQDFLYLGIGDVIELNQDISKPLLVHVGGEPKYLGQPGKMKNSVAVQVIDVLEEVNENER
- the fliL gene encoding flagellar basal body-associated protein FliL, which encodes MFKNKLITIMFIIIITLTLIGVVSFVVITYFTKDTTGAPSEPTIDEIVALTYDTTELTTNLLSNDFAKVQFRVQVDNKKALEEIEKRDFQLENIIIRELAELKASELQGSEAIGDLEETLKTRINELMENGEVVHVYTRRFIIQ
- a CDS encoding flagellar FlbD family protein, whose translation is MQKPSLNKTMISLTRFNRQVFLLNGLLVEQVEALPDTTITLVNGKKIVVLDDIDDVKLKLLQFYQTIGVIAAYKDHTTEG
- the flgG gene encoding flagellar basal body rod protein FlgG, which encodes MIRAMYSGITGMKNFQTKLDVIGNNIANVNTFGYKKGRVTFQDLVSQQLAGATAPGDVRGGMNPRQVGLGSAVATVDTIGTQGSLQTTGRPLDLGISGDGLFEVRDLEGNSYYTRAGNFYLDQNGSIVNPDGLYLVGMGGQAPITLFPPGGNINDVKSFSIAADGTINVINATGDLNVAGQIGIVKFNNPEGLEKVGGNTFIQSANSGAPLAMAVPGEQGAGMLVAGTLEMSNVDLSEEFTEMIVAQRGFQANTRIITTSDEILQEIMNLKR
- a CDS encoding TIGR02530 family flagellar biosynthesis protein encodes the protein MGHKIQSHQLYQLPKIPKSTVKNNKEINSNFSTLLAAEINPQLKVSKHAQKRLDERGIEIGEKKWNIIEAKMKEAKEKGISDSLVIMDDAALVVSVKNNTVITALDRMEASSQIFTNINGTIIIN
- the flgD gene encoding flagellar hook assembly protein FlgD, with amino-acid sequence MTNAINESFFVPAQGQPKTGGSNILGKDDFLRLLITQLQNQDPASPMDDKEFIAQMAQFSSLEQMTNMSNAFQKFVTMQTSQTLVSHSELIGKKVTWEHEMKVDEHQTRIQENENIVKSIKLDKDGSVSIQLDNGMWIRNSQLVQVSNND